A single Acidobacteriota bacterium DNA region contains:
- a CDS encoding class I SAM-dependent methyltransferase, which produces MNRPVASRSDDDPCDICGAFGSMTPLVEAGLPGVGPAWIHACGRCGFRQVRPRLPPAALDALYGADYFDTSSAHGFAEYARQRQRYERDAFFLARELRALRPDGGRLLEVGSALGFLLAALARCSDWRVEGVEVSRFGAWYARDRFGATVHHGTLEDAAFAPASFDYVVQKDLLEHVTHPRRHLQETLRILRPGGRLRLITPNGEADVRLLQRAATAAGQDELPLLGQGHLSFFTRPQLIRMLEETGFRLLRIRAIGLRRGLRALGVVPGWRSRAPLASRASLAADAASGASGASREAVSDAEPDAHADEETAARVDAEIARRHRAVRGWRPYWRYRRALKWFDALPPPFDIGQDFELLLEKALPEPAVAK; this is translated from the coding sequence ATGAACCGTCCCGTCGCGTCCCGAAGCGACGACGATCCGTGCGACATCTGCGGCGCGTTTGGATCGATGACGCCGCTTGTCGAAGCGGGCCTTCCGGGGGTGGGGCCAGCCTGGATCCACGCCTGCGGGCGCTGCGGCTTCCGGCAGGTCCGGCCCCGCCTCCCTCCCGCCGCGCTCGACGCGCTATACGGCGCGGACTACTTCGACACGTCCTCCGCCCACGGCTTTGCGGAGTACGCGCGCCAGCGCCAGCGCTATGAGCGCGACGCCTTCTTTCTTGCGCGGGAGCTGCGGGCTCTCCGCCCCGACGGGGGACGCCTGCTCGAGGTGGGGAGCGCGCTCGGCTTTCTCCTCGCGGCCCTCGCGCGCTGCAGCGACTGGCGGGTCGAAGGAGTAGAGGTATCCCGTTTCGGCGCCTGGTATGCACGCGACCGTTTCGGCGCGACGGTGCACCATGGCACGCTGGAGGACGCCGCGTTCGCCCCGGCGTCGTTCGACTACGTCGTTCAGAAGGACCTGCTGGAGCATGTGACGCACCCGCGCCGCCACTTGCAGGAGACGTTGCGCATTCTGCGCCCCGGCGGCCGGCTGCGGCTGATTACGCCCAACGGCGAGGCGGACGTCCGATTGCTTCAGCGCGCCGCCACCGCCGCGGGACAGGACGAATTGCCGCTTCTGGGACAAGGCCACCTGTCGTTCTTCACACGCCCGCAGTTGATTCGGATGCTGGAGGAAACCGGCTTTCGCCTCCTCCGAATCCGGGCTATCGGTCTCCGCCGCGGGCTTCGGGCCCTGGGCGTCGTTCCCGGGTGGCGCAGCCGCGCGCCGCTTGCCTCGCGTGCGTCGCTGGCGGCGGACGCGGCGTCCGGCGCATCCGGGGCGTCGCGCGAGGCGGTCTCCGATGCCGAGCCGGACGCGCATGCCGACGAGGAGACGGCCGCGCGTGTCGATGCCGAGATCGCCCGCCGTCACCGCGCCGTCCGCGGCTGGCGGCCCTACTGGCGGTACCGCCGGGCCCTCAAGTGGTTCGACGCCCTGCCGCCCCCGTTCGACATCGGTCAGGACTTCGAGCTGCTCCTGGAAAAGGCGCTTCCGGAGCCAGCTGTGGCAAAATAG
- a CDS encoding HAD-IIB family hydrolase: MTGSAPGAADRAAAATSTGTAIRLVAIDIDGTLLDGRGNLPDRNRDAVHRAARAGIHVALATGRAFHHASPIARALWDETLPADGLTILVSNGALVKQLDGATIASRLLPREIARGIIAAMRPRHRGVAVIFDRSDARQYVCDGIDWSHPRRHWYYQRNRAWITKAEPIEEALTEDPVQVAYTGSVAQMRALADAVRTLPEADRVTITLTEYAAHDFSLLDIITAGASKGAALAAVAGRLRIGPANVMAVGDNLNDREMLMFAGAPVVMGNAVAPLLALGWPVTGTHDDCGLAQALDTLPGA; this comes from the coding sequence GTGACCGGCAGCGCGCCAGGCGCGGCGGACCGCGCCGCCGCGGCGACGTCGACCGGAACCGCGATCCGTCTGGTCGCGATAGACATCGACGGCACCCTGCTCGACGGGCGCGGCAACCTGCCTGACCGGAACCGTGACGCCGTCCATCGCGCCGCGCGCGCCGGCATCCACGTGGCGCTCGCGACCGGCCGCGCGTTCCACCATGCCAGTCCGATCGCCCGTGCGCTGTGGGACGAGACGCTGCCGGCGGATGGACTGACCATCCTCGTGAGCAACGGCGCCCTCGTCAAGCAGCTCGACGGCGCGACGATAGCCAGCCGGCTGCTGCCGCGCGAGATCGCGCGCGGCATCATCGCGGCAATGCGTCCGCGGCACCGGGGCGTCGCCGTCATCTTCGACCGGAGCGACGCCCGTCAGTACGTCTGCGACGGCATCGACTGGAGCCACCCGCGGCGCCATTGGTACTACCAGCGAAACCGTGCCTGGATCACGAAGGCGGAGCCGATCGAAGAGGCGCTGACCGAGGATCCGGTGCAGGTCGCCTACACCGGCAGCGTTGCGCAGATGCGCGCCCTCGCTGACGCCGTGCGCACGCTTCCGGAAGCGGACCGCGTCACAATCACGCTGACCGAGTACGCCGCGCACGACTTCTCCCTGCTCGACATCATCACGGCGGGGGCATCCAAGGGCGCCGCCCTCGCCGCGGTGGCCGGCCGCCTGCGGATCGGCCCCGCCAACGTGATGGCGGTAGGCGACAACCTGAACGACCGGGAGATGCTGATGTTCGCCGGCGCCCCGGTGGTGATGGGCAACGCGGTCGCCCCGCTCCTGGCCCTGGGCTGGCCGGTCACCGGCACGCACGACGACTGCGGACTCGCGCAGGCTCTCGACACGCTGCCTGGCGCCTGA
- a CDS encoding cytochrome c: MTRSMGQFAFALSLAVLLAAALGLTPAGAQERTISDGVYTAAQASSGRESYREHCSACHASNLMGGEMAPGLVGPDFVGGWSGETLFEFADFTNATMPQDAPGRLTSDELNDIIAFILEVNEYPAGSDALAIDLDNEGDPIIID; this comes from the coding sequence ATGACACGTTCGATGGGTCAGTTCGCATTCGCGCTGAGTTTGGCGGTTCTCCTGGCGGCGGCACTGGGATTGACGCCGGCTGGCGCCCAGGAACGGACGATCAGCGACGGAGTCTATACGGCGGCGCAGGCGTCGAGCGGACGCGAGTCGTATCGGGAGCACTGCTCGGCGTGCCACGCTTCCAACCTGATGGGGGGCGAGATGGCGCCGGGGCTGGTCGGCCCTGACTTCGTCGGCGGCTGGAGCGGCGAAACGCTCTTCGAGTTCGCCGACTTCACCAACGCCACCATGCCGCAGGACGCGCCCGGACGGCTGACCTCGGACGAGCTGAACGACATCATCGCGTTCATCCTGGAAGTCAACGAGTACCCGGCGGGATCCGACGCGCTGGCGATCGACCTCGACAACGAAGGCGATCCCATCATCATCGACTGA
- a CDS encoding VWA domain-containing protein translates to MIRVKRAIIAGVGASLLAITASAQPPDTRSPTFRAGVDVVSLSITVTDGDGRFVTDLEQADFLVYEDGVQQDITFFTKTQLPIALALLMDTSASMDERMTTAQEAAIGFAERLRTEDLAEVVDFDSRVDILQTFTNDIELLETAIRQTTAGGSTSLYNALYIALREMAKAPLQEADLRREAIVVLSDGEDTSSLVTFDEVLELAKRSETAIYSIGLQSEESRTRRGFREADFVLRQLAQETGGRAFFPEKVEELTAIYQQISEELSSQYAVGYISANPLRNGAWRRIIVRADREHVTARTKQGYYGPSGRR, encoded by the coding sequence GTGATCCGGGTCAAGCGGGCGATAATCGCCGGAGTCGGCGCCTCACTGCTCGCAATCACCGCGTCCGCCCAGCCGCCCGACACGCGAAGTCCGACGTTCCGGGCCGGCGTCGACGTGGTTTCGCTCAGCATTACCGTCACCGACGGTGACGGCCGGTTCGTGACCGACCTGGAACAGGCCGATTTCCTCGTTTACGAAGATGGCGTGCAACAGGACATCACCTTCTTCACGAAGACCCAGTTGCCCATCGCGCTGGCGCTGCTGATGGACACCAGCGCCAGCATGGACGAGCGGATGACCACCGCGCAGGAGGCCGCGATCGGGTTCGCGGAGCGGCTCCGGACCGAAGACCTCGCGGAGGTCGTCGACTTCGACAGCCGCGTCGATATCCTCCAGACGTTCACCAACGACATCGAGCTGCTCGAGACCGCGATCCGCCAGACCACCGCGGGCGGCTCGACATCGCTGTACAACGCGCTCTACATCGCCTTGCGGGAAATGGCCAAGGCTCCGCTGCAGGAGGCCGACCTGCGTCGGGAGGCAATCGTCGTTCTCTCGGACGGAGAAGACACGTCCAGCCTCGTCACGTTCGATGAAGTGCTCGAGCTGGCGAAGCGCTCCGAAACCGCCATCTACTCGATCGGTCTGCAGTCGGAGGAGAGCCGGACCCGCCGCGGATTCCGCGAGGCGGACTTCGTTCTTCGCCAGTTGGCCCAGGAAACGGGTGGCCGCGCCTTCTTTCCGGAGAAGGTGGAGGAGCTGACGGCCATCTATCAACAGATTTCCGAGGAGCTGTCAAGCCAGTACGCGGTCGGCTACATCTCGGCCAATCCGCTCCGCAACGGCGCCTGGCGTCGCATCATCGTCCGCGCCGATCGGGAGCACGTCACGGCACGAACCAAGCAGGGCTACTACGGACCGAGCGGCCGACGATGA
- a CDS encoding NADH-quinone oxidoreductase subunit A, producing MLDAYIPILLFILVAIGFAIFTLMISKLVHSSGFNKVKLEPYECGIEPLTDARDRYSVRYYLVAMLFVIFDVETVFMFPWAVVMDELALFGLIEMLVFLFILVIGYVYAWRKGALDWA from the coding sequence ATGCTCGACGCCTACATACCGATTCTCCTGTTCATTCTCGTCGCGATCGGGTTCGCGATCTTCACCCTGATGATCTCGAAACTGGTCCATTCGAGCGGTTTCAACAAAGTGAAGCTGGAGCCGTACGAGTGCGGGATCGAGCCGCTCACCGACGCGCGCGATCGATACAGCGTGCGGTACTACCTGGTGGCGATGCTCTTCGTCATCTTCGACGTCGAGACGGTCTTCATGTTTCCCTGGGCGGTCGTCATGGACGAGCTGGCGCTCTTCGGCCTGATCGAGATGCTGGTCTTCCTCTTCATCCTGGTGATCGGCTACGTGTACGCCTGGCGCAAGGGCGCGCTCGACTGGGCCTGA
- the ispG gene encoding flavodoxin-dependent (E)-4-hydroxy-3-methylbut-2-enyl-diphosphate synthase: protein MTDVRMHRTSPVPVGGLTIGGGAPVAVQSMTMTDTADAAATARQCIELAEAGSELVRVTVNQDPAARAVPEIKQRMLDAGVTAPLIGDFHYNGHQLLTRHPDCAAALDKYRINPGNVGTGERRDERFQTICGVAATHGKPVRIGVNGGSLNQELVMERMQANTDQDLGMTSEAIINECMVISAVESTALALESGLTEHQIIISTKVSRPRDLVAVYRALARQTTQPLHLGLTEAGMGTKGLVWSASAMGILLNEGIGDTIRVSLTPRPDGDRREEVYAACELLQALGLRSFAPSITACPGCGRTTSTTFQELAERIEAYVRDMMPVWKRTYDGVEEMTVAVMGCVVNGPGESKAANIGISLPGTGEAPTCPVYIDGKHATTLRGSYDELSEAFRQLIDDYVEAHYARKLAATAR, encoded by the coding sequence ATGACCGACGTACGCATGCACAGGACGAGCCCAGTTCCGGTCGGCGGGCTCACCATCGGGGGCGGCGCGCCGGTCGCCGTGCAGTCGATGACGATGACCGACACCGCCGACGCGGCGGCGACGGCACGGCAGTGCATCGAGCTGGCGGAGGCGGGTTCCGAGCTCGTGCGGGTAACCGTCAATCAGGACCCGGCGGCCCGCGCCGTGCCGGAGATCAAGCAGCGGATGCTCGACGCCGGGGTCACGGCCCCGCTCATCGGCGATTTCCACTACAACGGCCACCAGCTTCTGACGCGCCACCCCGACTGCGCCGCAGCGCTCGACAAGTACCGGATCAACCCGGGCAACGTCGGCACCGGCGAACGGCGGGACGAGCGGTTTCAGACGATCTGCGGCGTCGCCGCCACGCACGGCAAGCCGGTCCGGATCGGCGTTAACGGCGGCTCGCTCAATCAGGAACTGGTCATGGAGCGAATGCAGGCGAACACCGACCAGGACCTGGGGATGACGTCGGAAGCGATCATCAACGAGTGCATGGTGATCTCCGCCGTCGAGTCGACCGCTCTGGCGCTGGAAAGCGGCCTGACCGAACACCAGATCATCATCTCGACCAAGGTGTCGCGCCCGCGCGATCTCGTGGCGGTCTATCGGGCCCTTGCCCGGCAGACGACGCAGCCATTGCATCTCGGCCTGACCGAGGCGGGCATGGGGACGAAGGGTCTCGTCTGGTCGGCGTCCGCGATGGGAATCCTGCTCAACGAGGGGATCGGCGACACGATCCGCGTTTCTCTGACGCCGCGGCCCGACGGCGACCGGCGCGAGGAAGTCTACGCGGCATGCGAGCTGCTGCAGGCGCTCGGCCTCCGGTCGTTCGCGCCGAGCATCACCGCCTGCCCCGGCTGCGGGCGCACGACGAGCACGACGTTCCAGGAACTGGCCGAACGCATCGAGGCGTACGTCCGCGACATGATGCCGGTATGGAAGCGGACCTATGACGGCGTCGAAGAGATGACGGTCGCCGTGATGGGCTGCGTGGTCAATGGCCCGGGAGAGTCGAAGGCCGCGAACATCGGAATCAGCCTGCCGGGAACGGGGGAGGCGCCCACCTGCCCCGTCTATATTGACGGCAAGCACGCCACGACGCTGCGCGGTTCGTACGATGAGCTGTCGGAAGCCTTCCGCCAGTTGATAGACGACTACGTCGAAGCGCACTACGCCCGAAAACTGGCGGCTACGGCCCGGTGA
- a CDS encoding glutamyl-tRNA reductase, whose protein sequence is MHLFLLGASHHSAPVDLRERIDFERRGMTDALAGIAGLDGIGEVVVLATCNRSEIYTVCDDAEAARDRLTSFMSSFHDVPEPELAPHLYGRNQGDAARHLFRVVSGLDSLVVGEPQIAGQVKDAFGAASEWGFTGALLNRLFHHAFAAGKRVRAETGLGEGAVSVSYAAISLARKIFGTLAGRRTLVVGAGEMAELTATHLQSQDVGRIGVANRTAAHAQTLAAKVNGVAVPWESITDELAATDIVVTATGSSKWMLTREHVADAMWPRRDRPLFIIDIGLPRDVEPAASELEQVFLYNIDDLQAIVRENLARRQSQVDRGEQMVREEADAYMRWLRSRGAIPTVVALREHFERTRQDELERLAPKLAPLSPEARARVDEVTRLLVERLLSSPTERLKDAPDDEAAATDADTLNRLFRLRDQPVRRR, encoded by the coding sequence ATGCACCTGTTCCTTCTCGGCGCGAGCCACCACAGCGCACCGGTCGATCTGCGGGAGCGGATCGACTTCGAGCGGCGCGGGATGACCGACGCGCTGGCCGGCATTGCCGGACTCGACGGCATCGGCGAAGTGGTCGTGCTTGCCACCTGCAACCGTTCCGAGATCTACACGGTGTGCGACGACGCGGAAGCGGCGCGCGACCGGCTTACGTCGTTCATGAGTTCGTTCCACGACGTACCGGAGCCGGAACTTGCCCCGCACCTCTACGGCCGGAACCAGGGCGATGCGGCGCGGCACCTGTTCCGCGTCGTCTCGGGGCTCGACTCCCTGGTGGTCGGCGAACCGCAGATCGCCGGGCAGGTTAAGGACGCCTTCGGCGCCGCGTCGGAGTGGGGCTTCACCGGCGCGTTGCTGAACCGGCTGTTCCACCATGCCTTCGCCGCCGGCAAGAGGGTCCGCGCGGAAACCGGCCTGGGCGAGGGCGCGGTGTCCGTCAGCTACGCGGCGATCTCGCTCGCGCGCAAGATTTTCGGCACGCTCGCCGGGCGCCGGACCCTGGTGGTGGGGGCCGGCGAGATGGCCGAGCTGACGGCGACGCACCTGCAGTCGCAGGACGTGGGGCGGATCGGCGTCGCCAACCGGACCGCGGCCCATGCCCAGACGCTTGCCGCGAAAGTGAACGGCGTTGCCGTGCCATGGGAGTCGATTACCGACGAGCTGGCGGCGACGGACATCGTCGTCACCGCCACCGGTTCGTCGAAGTGGATGCTGACGCGCGAGCACGTCGCTGACGCTATGTGGCCGCGGCGCGACCGGCCGCTCTTCATCATCGACATCGGCCTGCCGCGCGACGTCGAGCCGGCCGCGAGCGAACTGGAGCAGGTCTTCCTCTACAACATCGACGACCTCCAGGCGATCGTGCGCGAGAATCTGGCCCGCCGGCAGTCGCAGGTGGACCGCGGCGAGCAGATGGTGCGCGAGGAGGCGGACGCCTACATGCGCTGGCTCCGGTCGCGCGGCGCGATTCCAACTGTCGTGGCGCTGCGTGAGCACTTCGAGCGGACGCGGCAGGACGAACTCGAGCGCCTTGCGCCGAAGCTCGCACCGCTGTCTCCCGAAGCGCGGGCTCGAGTCGACGAGGTGACGCGCCTGCTGGTCGAGCGGCTGCTGTCGTCTCCGACCGAGCGGCTGAAGGATGCGCCGGACGACGAGGCGGCCGCCACCGATGCGGACACCCTCAACCGCCTCTTCCGCCTGCGCGACCAGCCGGTGCGCCGCCGGTGA
- the hemL gene encoding glutamate-1-semialdehyde-2,1-aminomutase gives MPATQSDRLFEQARTVLPGGVSSPVRAFASVGGRPPFIERARGARITDVDGNRYVDFVMSWGPLIHGHAPSDLTRALRAATARGTSFGAPTALEVELGRLVCRLVPSVERVRFVNSGTEATMSAVRVARAATGRDRIVKFAGCYHGHADSFLVAAGSGAMTLGVPTSPGVAQATAADTLIARYNDIGSVERLARRHRGNVAAVIVEPIAGNMGVVPPAAGFLPALRQLCDADGILLIFDEVISGFRASTGGAQEVYGVLPDLTCLGKIIGGGLPVGAYGGRAELMDRVAPAGPVYQAGTLSGNPLAMTAGIWALERLSADLYRSLARLGERLADGLRDAARQAGVALTVNVAGSVLTPFFNPGPVTDDVSATASDTGAYAAFHQGMLARGVYGPPSQFEGWFLSAAHTQRDIDRTIRLAHSVIKNIARSS, from the coding sequence ATGCCCGCGACCCAATCCGATCGCCTGTTCGAGCAGGCCCGGACCGTCCTCCCCGGTGGCGTCAGCAGTCCGGTCCGCGCGTTCGCGTCGGTCGGCGGGCGGCCACCCTTCATCGAACGCGCCCGCGGCGCGCGTATCACCGATGTCGACGGCAACCGCTACGTCGACTTCGTCATGTCGTGGGGGCCGCTCATTCATGGCCATGCCCCTTCCGACCTGACTCGCGCGCTTCGCGCCGCCACCGCCCGCGGCACGAGCTTCGGCGCGCCGACGGCACTCGAGGTCGAACTGGGGCGGCTGGTCTGCCGCCTCGTGCCGTCGGTAGAACGCGTGCGGTTCGTCAATTCGGGGACGGAGGCGACGATGAGCGCGGTCCGCGTTGCGCGGGCGGCGACCGGTCGCGACCGGATCGTGAAGTTCGCCGGCTGCTACCACGGCCACGCCGACAGCTTCCTGGTCGCGGCCGGCTCCGGCGCGATGACGCTCGGTGTGCCGACCAGCCCGGGGGTGGCGCAGGCCACCGCGGCCGACACGCTGATCGCCCGCTACAACGACATCGGGTCGGTCGAACGTCTCGCCAGGCGGCATCGCGGGAACGTCGCCGCGGTGATCGTCGAGCCGATTGCCGGCAACATGGGCGTCGTGCCGCCTGCGGCCGGCTTCCTCCCGGCGCTCCGTCAGCTGTGCGACGCGGACGGCATCCTCCTCATCTTCGATGAGGTGATCTCCGGCTTCCGCGCGTCGACGGGCGGCGCGCAGGAGGTGTACGGCGTCCTGCCCGACCTCACCTGCCTCGGGAAGATCATCGGCGGCGGCCTGCCGGTCGGCGCCTACGGCGGGCGGGCCGAACTGATGGACCGGGTCGCGCCTGCGGGTCCGGTCTACCAGGCGGGCACCCTCTCCGGGAATCCGCTAGCCATGACCGCCGGCATCTGGGCGCTCGAGAGACTGTCCGCCGATCTCTACCGAAGTCTCGCCCGTCTGGGTGAACGACTGGCGGATGGCCTGCGTGACGCCGCACGCCAAGCGGGCGTGGCGCTGACGGTGAACGTCGCCGGCTCGGTGCTCACCCCCTTCTTTAACCCGGGTCCGGTCACGGATGATGTCTCGGCCACCGCGTCCGACACCGGCGCCTACGCCGCCTTCCATCAGGGCATGCTGGCGCGGGGGGTTTACGGGCCTCCGTCCCAGTTCGAGGGCTGGTTCCTGTCCGCCGCGCACACCCAACGTGACATCGATCGCACCATCCGGCTGGCACATTCAGTTATTAAGAATATCGCCAGAAGTTCTTAA
- a CDS encoding NADH-quinone oxidoreductase subunit C: MALPPAVTALQEGVPGAVSQVSFWVGDWTVIVAADRLLDVMRFLRDDPATTFDYCSDVTAVDWPPREQRFDVIYCLYSTRHRHRLRVKVRAGEDDPIESVTCLWTAANWLEREVWDQFGVNIVNHPDLRRILMPDEWQGHPQRKDYPLEGPGELLMENPQDWLRVRNLPDEAVVGAADEEIE; the protein is encoded by the coding sequence ATGGCGTTGCCGCCGGCGGTTACGGCGCTACAAGAAGGGGTGCCGGGCGCCGTTTCGCAGGTTTCCTTTTGGGTGGGTGACTGGACGGTCATCGTTGCCGCCGATCGCCTGCTCGACGTAATGCGCTTCCTGCGTGACGATCCCGCAACCACGTTCGATTACTGCTCGGACGTCACGGCGGTCGATTGGCCGCCGCGGGAGCAGCGCTTCGACGTGATCTACTGCCTGTACTCCACCCGCCATCGCCACCGTCTGCGCGTGAAGGTGCGGGCCGGCGAGGACGATCCGATCGAATCGGTCACGTGCCTCTGGACGGCGGCGAACTGGCTGGAGCGCGAAGTGTGGGATCAGTTCGGCGTGAACATCGTGAATCATCCCGACCTGCGCCGGATCCTGATGCCGGACGAGTGGCAGGGCCACCCGCAGCGGAAGGACTATCCGCTGGAGGGTCCGGGCGAGCTGTTGATGGAGAACCCGCAGGACTGGCTTCGGGTCCGGAACCTGCCGGACGAAGCGGTGGTGGGCGCCGCCGACGAGGAGATCGAATAG
- a CDS encoding VWA domain-containing protein has product MAHYRAACALVLVLTAGASVAAQPTSAPTERQILVSVLDDDGAPVPDLTTTDFEIREDDVPREVLRVEPAGDGRHVILLADTSQAAVRATSHIRSGLEAFVDGMHGDNEIALVTFGGAPRILVPATRDLERLLEGIGEVFPRQGEAAYLLDAIDQVADGIVQRAPERPVIVAVASDGIDYSNRNARQTLDAVKESGASVYIFSLIDRRNTRANFGAFGNVDRQQIIERDMLLEQGPSESGGRHRELLASSALERAMDELVAELRGQYLVTYSRPGALIPPETVSVDVNRPDMDARGTPLRTQGERP; this is encoded by the coding sequence ATGGCGCACTACCGCGCGGCGTGCGCGCTGGTCCTCGTGCTGACGGCAGGCGCGTCGGTCGCCGCCCAGCCCACGTCCGCCCCGACTGAGCGGCAGATCTTGGTTTCGGTCCTCGACGACGACGGGGCACCGGTTCCCGATCTCACGACGACGGATTTCGAGATCCGCGAGGACGACGTGCCTCGCGAGGTACTCCGCGTCGAGCCGGCGGGTGACGGCCGGCACGTCATCCTTCTTGCCGACACCAGCCAGGCAGCCGTCCGCGCCACCTCCCACATCCGGAGCGGCCTCGAGGCGTTCGTGGACGGGATGCATGGCGACAACGAGATCGCACTCGTCACGTTCGGCGGGGCGCCCCGCATCCTGGTCCCCGCCACCCGGGACCTGGAGCGGCTCCTCGAGGGCATCGGCGAGGTGTTTCCGCGGCAGGGCGAAGCAGCGTACCTTCTCGACGCCATAGACCAAGTGGCGGACGGGATCGTTCAGCGCGCGCCCGAGCGTCCGGTCATCGTCGCGGTGGCGAGCGACGGGATCGACTACAGCAATCGGAACGCCCGCCAGACGCTGGACGCGGTGAAGGAGAGCGGCGCTTCCGTCTACATCTTCTCCCTCATCGATCGGCGAAACACGCGAGCCAACTTCGGGGCGTTCGGCAACGTCGATCGGCAGCAGATCATCGAGCGCGACATGCTGCTTGAGCAGGGACCTTCGGAGAGCGGCGGGCGCCACCGGGAGCTTCTGGCCAGCTCCGCCCTCGAACGCGCGATGGACGAACTCGTGGCGGAGTTGCGAGGTCAGTACCTGGTCACCTACTCCCGGCCCGGCGCTCTCATCCCGCCCGAGACGGTCTCCGTCGACGTCAACCGCCCCGACATGGACGCGCGCGGCACCCCGCTCCGGACACAGGGAGAACGGCCGTGA
- the hemB gene encoding porphobilinogen synthase: MRDLVRETRLSPANLIYPLFVCEGEGVRREVPSMPGVHQLSVDEAVAEAAAATAEGIRGVLLFGLPAAKDLAGTAADDDAAPVQAAVRAIKQATPGLLVTTDVCLCEYTSHGHCGILEGETILNDATVERLASVAVSHARAGADIVAPSDMMDGRVGAIREALDDPEHDGRYADVAIMSYAAKYCSAFYGPFRDAADSAPAFGDRRTHQMDPANAAEALREVELDIEEGADIVMVKPAVHYLDVIARVKATFNVPLAAYHVSGEYAMLKAAARNGWIDEPRAMMETLTAIRRAGADIVITYYAREAARSLA, encoded by the coding sequence ATGCGCGACCTCGTGCGGGAGACGCGCCTCTCACCGGCCAACCTGATCTACCCGCTCTTCGTCTGCGAGGGCGAAGGGGTCCGGCGCGAGGTCCCTTCGATGCCGGGCGTCCATCAGCTTTCCGTCGACGAGGCGGTGGCGGAAGCCGCCGCCGCGACCGCGGAGGGCATTCGCGGCGTCCTACTGTTCGGGCTTCCAGCCGCCAAGGATCTCGCAGGCACGGCCGCGGATGACGACGCGGCGCCGGTGCAGGCGGCGGTCCGGGCCATCAAGCAAGCCACACCCGGCCTGCTCGTGACCACCGACGTCTGCCTCTGCGAGTACACGTCGCACGGCCACTGCGGGATCCTGGAAGGTGAGACCATCCTCAACGACGCCACCGTCGAACGTCTCGCCAGCGTCGCCGTCTCGCACGCCCGCGCCGGCGCCGACATCGTCGCACCCTCCGACATGATGGACGGCCGGGTGGGTGCGATCCGCGAGGCCCTCGACGATCCCGAACACGACGGCCGCTATGCCGACGTGGCGATCATGTCCTACGCCGCCAAGTACTGCTCGGCCTTCTACGGCCCGTTCCGGGACGCCGCCGATTCGGCGCCGGCGTTCGGCGACCGCCGGACCCACCAGATGGACCCGGCGAACGCCGCCGAGGCACTCCGGGAAGTGGAACTGGACATCGAAGAGGGCGCCGACATCGTGATGGTGAAGCCGGCGGTCCACTATCTCGACGTCATTGCGCGCGTGAAGGCGACGTTCAACGTGCCGCTCGCCGCCTACCACGTCAGCGGCGAGTACGCGATGCTCAAGGCGGCGGCGCGAAACGGCTGGATCGACGAGCCGCGGGCGATGATGGAGACGCTGACCGCCATCCGGCGCGCCGGCGCGGACATCGTGATCACCTACTACGCGCGCGAAGCCGCGCGAAGTCTGGCCTGA